In a genomic window of Kineococcus endophyticus:
- the groL gene encoding chaperonin GroEL (60 kDa chaperone family; promotes refolding of misfolded polypeptides especially under stressful conditions; forms two stacked rings of heptamers to form a barrel-shaped 14mer; ends can be capped by GroES; misfolded proteins enter the barrel where they are refolded when GroES binds) yields MAKQLSFDDKARKSLERGVDALANAVKVTLGPKGRNVVIDKKWGAPTITNDGVTIAREVELDDPYENLGAQLAKEVATKTNDVAGDGTTTATVLAQALVKEGLRNVAAGAAPSGLKRGIDKAVEAVNDKLLSLARDVDGKGDIAHVATISAQDATVGDLLADAFDKVGKDGVITVEESSTTALELDFTEGMQFDKGYISPYFVTDAERQEAVLEDAYVLVHQGKISTVQDLLPLLEKVLKVSKPLLIIAEDVDGEALSTLVVNKIRGTFNAVAVKAPGFGDRRKAILQDIATLTGAQVVAEEVGLKLDQIDLDALGTARRITVTKDDTTIVDGAGSADDIAGRVAQIKAEVERTDSDWDREKLQERLAKLSGGVVVIKVGAHTEVELKEKKHRIEDAVSATRAAIEEGIVAGGGSALVHAVSVLEDGLGTTGDEATGVALVRKAASEPLRWIAENAGLEGYVVVEKVRSLEPGNGLNAATGEYVDLLAGGVLDPVKVTRSALRNAASIASMVLTTDTLVVDKKEEEPAAAGHGHGHGH; encoded by the coding sequence ATGGCCAAGCAGCTCTCGTTCGACGACAAGGCCCGCAAGTCCCTCGAGCGCGGCGTCGACGCGCTCGCCAACGCCGTCAAGGTGACCCTCGGCCCCAAGGGCCGCAACGTCGTCATCGACAAGAAGTGGGGGGCGCCGACGATCACGAACGACGGCGTCACCATCGCCCGCGAGGTCGAGCTCGACGACCCGTACGAGAACCTCGGCGCGCAGCTCGCGAAGGAGGTCGCCACCAAGACGAACGACGTCGCCGGTGACGGCACCACCACCGCGACCGTCCTGGCCCAGGCCCTCGTCAAGGAAGGCCTGCGCAACGTCGCGGCCGGCGCGGCCCCCTCCGGCCTCAAGCGCGGGATCGACAAGGCCGTCGAGGCCGTCAACGACAAGCTCCTGTCGCTGGCCCGCGACGTCGACGGCAAGGGCGACATCGCCCACGTCGCGACGATCTCGGCCCAGGACGCGACGGTCGGCGACCTGCTCGCCGACGCGTTCGACAAGGTCGGCAAGGACGGCGTCATCACGGTCGAGGAGTCCTCCACGACCGCCCTCGAGCTGGACTTCACCGAGGGGATGCAGTTCGACAAGGGCTACATCTCGCCGTACTTCGTCACCGACGCCGAGCGTCAGGAAGCGGTCCTCGAGGACGCCTACGTGCTCGTGCACCAGGGCAAGATCTCGACGGTCCAGGACCTGCTGCCGCTGCTGGAGAAGGTCCTCAAGGTCTCCAAGCCGCTGCTGATCATCGCCGAGGACGTCGACGGCGAGGCGCTGTCGACCCTGGTCGTCAACAAGATCCGCGGCACCTTCAACGCCGTCGCGGTGAAGGCCCCCGGCTTCGGCGACCGCCGCAAGGCGATCCTGCAGGACATCGCCACCCTCACCGGCGCGCAGGTCGTCGCCGAGGAGGTCGGCCTCAAGCTCGACCAGATCGACCTCGACGCGCTGGGCACCGCCCGCCGCATCACGGTCACCAAGGACGACACGACGATCGTCGACGGCGCCGGCTCGGCCGACGACATCGCCGGCCGCGTCGCCCAGATCAAGGCCGAGGTCGAGCGCACCGACTCCGACTGGGACCGCGAGAAGCTCCAGGAGCGCCTCGCCAAGCTGTCCGGCGGTGTCGTCGTCATCAAGGTCGGCGCGCACACCGAGGTCGAGCTCAAGGAGAAGAAGCACCGCATCGAGGACGCCGTCTCCGCGACGCGCGCCGCGATCGAGGAGGGCATCGTCGCCGGCGGCGGCTCGGCCCTGGTGCACGCCGTCTCCGTGCTCGAGGACGGCCTGGGCACGACCGGCGACGAGGCGACCGGTGTCGCGCTCGTCCGCAAGGCGGCTTCGGAGCCGCTGCGCTGGATCGCCGAGAACGCCGGCCTCGAGGGCTACGTCGTCGTGGAGAAGGTCCGCTCGCTCGAGCCGGGCAACGGCCTCAACGCCGCGACCGGCGAGTACGTCGACCTGCTGGCCGGCGGGGTCCTCGACCCGGTCAAGGTGACGCGCTCCGCGCTGCGCAACGCCGCCTCGATCGCGTCGATGGTGCTCACCACCGACACGCTCGTCGTGGACAAGAAGGAGGAGGAGCCCGCCGCTGCGGGTCACGGTCACGGCCACGGCCACTGA
- the tsaB gene encoding tRNA (adenosine(37)-N6)-threonylcarbamoyltransferase complex dimerization subunit type 1 TsaB, which translates to MLLLALDTATDGVAVAVHDGERVLASARAGTARSHNEVLVPTVAQVLRAAGRERRDVTDVAVGVGPGPYTGLRVGIATARTLALAWGARVRGVCSLDALAAAAVAEGTTGEFLVATDARRREVHTARYLVVGGAVGVRRTAGPDVLRPADVVVDVPVVGAGTRLYPELLGGEHGPFDVDGGALAQVVVDALAGRGALELLPPEPLYLRRPDAVAPGARKRVTA; encoded by the coding sequence GTGCTGCTGCTCGCCCTCGACACCGCGACCGACGGGGTGGCGGTCGCCGTCCACGACGGGGAGCGGGTCCTCGCCTCCGCCCGGGCCGGGACGGCCCGCAGCCACAACGAGGTCCTCGTGCCGACCGTTGCGCAGGTGCTGCGCGCCGCGGGCCGCGAACGCCGGGACGTCACGGACGTGGCCGTCGGCGTGGGCCCCGGGCCCTACACCGGTCTGCGCGTCGGGATCGCCACCGCCCGCACCCTCGCCCTGGCGTGGGGAGCCCGCGTCCGCGGCGTCTGCTCCCTCGACGCGCTGGCCGCCGCGGCCGTCGCCGAGGGCACCACGGGGGAGTTCCTCGTCGCCACCGACGCCCGCCGCCGCGAGGTGCACACGGCGCGCTACCTGGTCGTCGGCGGAGCGGTCGGAGTGCGGCGCACCGCCGGACCGGACGTCCTGCGGCCCGCTGACGTGGTCGTGGACGTCCCCGTCGTCGGCGCGGGCACGCGACTGTACCCCGAACTCCTCGGTGGGGAGCACGGCCCGTTCGACGTCGACGGCGGTGCGCTGGCCCAGGTCGTCGTCGACGCGCTCGCCGGCCGCGGCGCCCTGGAGCTCCTGCCGCCCGAACCCCTCTACCTGCGGCGGCCGGACGCCGTGGCACCGGGAGCGCGCAAACGCGTCACGGCGTAG
- a CDS encoding MerR family transcriptional regulator — translation MTLTVAAVARRLGVAPATLRTWDRRYGLGPSEHTAGAHRRYSASDLARLVVMRRLTLEGVAPAEAAQLAATTAVADGGFALASVSTIPSAVIEAAVTDAAAIAGPGSGLVPHAGTSPLSDTADVVEAAGSAEVAEAGRPDESEDVEVRPAARSHEHGGGRPALDEDDWAVASLSDRFADEVRARGVARAWDEVLGPASAARDAAMHAAVARALSALPTADGERAVLLAGAGTADDRDRTPVLLAAAAALAEQGTGARSVGDGVPARMLAAAVRRVRPPALLLVAPGATSREDVLPGLADVLRVRPAPLVVVLGGDELVADLERARGQAHGPERDLVPVAGLTAAVAACAEAVSA, via the coding sequence ATGACCCTCACCGTGGCCGCCGTCGCGCGCCGCCTCGGGGTCGCCCCCGCGACGCTGCGGACCTGGGACCGGCGCTACGGCCTCGGGCCGTCGGAGCACACCGCGGGAGCGCACCGGCGCTACTCCGCCTCCGACCTGGCCCGCCTGGTGGTCATGCGGCGTCTGACGTTGGAGGGCGTGGCTCCCGCCGAGGCCGCCCAGCTCGCTGCGACCACGGCCGTCGCCGACGGCGGGTTCGCCCTGGCCAGCGTCTCGACGATCCCGAGCGCGGTCATCGAGGCAGCCGTCACCGACGCCGCCGCCATCGCCGGTCCCGGCTCCGGTCTGGTCCCGCACGCCGGCACGAGCCCGCTCTCCGACACCGCGGACGTCGTGGAGGCGGCCGGCTCCGCGGAGGTCGCCGAGGCCGGGCGGCCCGACGAGTCCGAGGACGTCGAGGTGCGCCCCGCCGCGCGTTCGCACGAGCACGGCGGCGGCCGTCCCGCGCTCGACGAGGACGACTGGGCCGTCGCGAGCCTGTCCGACCGCTTCGCCGACGAGGTCCGGGCCCGTGGGGTGGCCCGCGCCTGGGACGAGGTCCTCGGCCCCGCCTCGGCCGCCCGCGACGCCGCCATGCACGCCGCCGTCGCCCGGGCCCTGTCCGCGCTGCCCACGGCCGACGGGGAGCGCGCCGTCCTCCTCGCCGGGGCCGGCACCGCCGACGACCGCGACCGCACACCAGTCCTGCTCGCCGCCGCGGCCGCGCTGGCCGAGCAGGGCACGGGGGCCCGCAGCGTCGGGGACGGCGTCCCCGCGCGGATGCTCGCAGCCGCCGTCCGCCGCGTGCGGCCGCCGGCCCTGCTGCTCGTCGCGCCCGGCGCGACCTCGCGCGAGGACGTCCTGCCCGGCCTGGCCGACGTCCTGCGGGTCCGTCCGGCACCGCTCGTGGTCGTCCTCGGCGGGGACGAGCTCGTGGCCGACCTGGAGCGGGCCCGCGGTCAGGCGCACGGCCCGGAGCGCGACCTGGTGCCGGTCGCGGGGCTGACCGCTGCCGTCGCCGCGTGCGCCGAGGCCGTCTCCGCCTGA
- a CDS encoding squalene cyclase, which translates to MDEPEQVLDWLLDSDPALRWQVERDLADEPTEVWEATRARVPHEGFGARLLALQDPDGRWAGGAFFPADADPTGPQPWTATTWVLNSLREWGVDAGALGDTAERLADARWEYDDLPYWGGEVDCCINAWTLLNGGWLGVDVSGLVRWFEEHRMADGGWNCAWVEGSTRSSFHSTLAAVRALRDAERRTGTTTSAAAGEEYLLERRLRRRLSTGELVAPWVDDHTYPFRWGYSVLNALDHFREVGTRDARMAEAVDVVRSQRRPDGRWTRTDRFPGAVWFPVDGPAGEPSRWVTFLALRVLRWWGS; encoded by the coding sequence GTGGACGAACCGGAGCAGGTGCTGGACTGGTTGCTGGACTCCGACCCCGCACTGCGGTGGCAGGTCGAACGCGACCTCGCCGACGAACCCACCGAGGTCTGGGAGGCCACCCGCGCCCGCGTCCCGCACGAGGGGTTCGGCGCGCGCCTGCTCGCGCTGCAGGACCCCGACGGACGGTGGGCCGGCGGTGCGTTCTTCCCCGCCGACGCCGACCCGACGGGCCCACAGCCGTGGACGGCCACGACGTGGGTCCTGAACTCCCTGCGGGAGTGGGGTGTCGACGCCGGAGCGCTGGGCGACACCGCGGAACGGCTCGCCGACGCGCGGTGGGAGTACGACGACCTGCCCTACTGGGGCGGGGAGGTCGACTGCTGCATCAACGCGTGGACCCTGCTCAACGGCGGGTGGCTCGGGGTCGACGTGAGCGGCCTCGTCCGGTGGTTCGAGGAGCACCGGATGGCCGACGGCGGCTGGAACTGCGCGTGGGTCGAGGGCTCGACGCGGTCCTCGTTCCACTCCACCCTCGCCGCCGTCCGGGCGTTGCGCGACGCCGAACGCCGCACGGGGACGACGACGTCCGCCGCCGCGGGTGAGGAGTACCTGCTGGAACGCCGGCTGCGGCGCCGGCTCAGCACCGGCGAACTCGTCGCGCCGTGGGTCGACGACCACACCTACCCGTTCCGCTGGGGGTACAGCGTGCTGAACGCCCTCGACCACTTCCGCGAGGTCGGGACGCGGGACGCCCGGATGGCCGAGGCCGTCGACGTCGTCCGGTCGCAACGGCGGCCCGACGGCCGGTGGACGCGGACGGACCGGTTCCCCGGCGCCGTCTGGTTCCCCGTCGACGGCCCCGCCGGGGAACCCTCGCGCTGGGTGACGTTCCTCGCCCTGCGCGTCCTGCGCTGGTGGGGGTCCTAG
- a CDS encoding MFS transporter, whose product MPAAVSNPVLESAVRRASRRLMPMIVVLYVVSFLDRTNVSFAERALELDRGISAAAYAFGAGVFFIGYAIFEIPSNLALRRFGAKAWLARIAITWGIVSACFAFVQGETSFIVLRFLLGVAEAGLFPGIIMYLAEWFPNAHRVRMFAIFYLAQPFSQMIGSPLSGVLISLGDSVDGIAGWQLMFAVEGGLAVVAGIVAIFALVNSPQQATFLSEQEKGALRQAMAEEDDLRSADGPGGVWAAMRNGRVWYFTVVYFCLQIAVYGVTFNLPTQVAGLTGRDVGWQVGLITAVPWFVGMFACYFVGRHATTVRRRRTWGTWLFVSTGVFVIGSAAAGASGYALVGIVCISVAVASFLSIGPITWSYPTAFLTGAAAAAGIGLINSLGNLGGFVAPNLREFVASSTGSDALGVAALGVLPFLAAVMMWGTKRFRLRADRLLVDVRDGADERTRG is encoded by the coding sequence GTGCCCGCAGCGGTCAGCAACCCGGTTCTGGAGTCGGCCGTCCGGCGGGCCTCCCGCCGGCTCATGCCGATGATCGTCGTCCTCTACGTGGTCTCGTTCCTGGACCGCACGAACGTCAGCTTCGCCGAGCGGGCCCTGGAACTTGACCGCGGGATCTCGGCCGCGGCCTACGCGTTCGGGGCGGGCGTGTTCTTCATCGGCTACGCGATCTTCGAGATCCCCAGCAACCTCGCGCTGCGCCGGTTCGGGGCGAAGGCGTGGCTGGCGCGCATCGCCATCACGTGGGGGATCGTCTCGGCGTGCTTCGCCTTCGTGCAGGGCGAGACGTCGTTCATCGTCCTGCGGTTCCTCCTCGGCGTCGCCGAGGCGGGGTTGTTCCCCGGCATCATCATGTACCTGGCCGAGTGGTTCCCGAACGCGCACCGCGTCCGGATGTTCGCCATCTTCTACCTCGCGCAACCGTTCTCGCAGATGATCGGGTCACCGCTGTCGGGGGTCCTCATCAGCCTCGGCGACTCCGTCGACGGGATCGCGGGCTGGCAGTTGATGTTCGCCGTCGAGGGCGGTCTCGCGGTGGTCGCGGGGATCGTCGCGATCTTCGCCCTCGTGAACTCCCCGCAGCAGGCGACGTTCCTGTCCGAGCAGGAGAAGGGCGCGCTGCGGCAGGCCATGGCCGAGGAGGACGACCTGCGGTCGGCCGACGGCCCCGGCGGCGTCTGGGCGGCCATGCGCAACGGTCGCGTCTGGTACTTCACGGTCGTCTACTTCTGCCTGCAGATCGCCGTCTACGGCGTGACGTTCAACCTCCCGACGCAGGTGGCGGGGCTGACGGGCCGCGACGTCGGCTGGCAGGTCGGCCTGATCACCGCCGTGCCGTGGTTCGTGGGGATGTTCGCCTGCTACTTCGTCGGCCGGCACGCCACGACGGTCCGCCGCCGCCGCACGTGGGGAACGTGGCTGTTCGTCAGCACGGGCGTGTTCGTCATCGGGTCGGCGGCGGCGGGCGCGAGCGGGTACGCGCTCGTCGGGATCGTCTGCATCTCCGTGGCCGTCGCCTCGTTCCTGTCGATCGGGCCGATCACCTGGTCCTACCCGACGGCGTTCCTCACGGGGGCGGCCGCGGCGGCGGGCATCGGGCTCATCAACTCCCTCGGGAACCTCGGGGGTTTCGTCGCCCCGAACCTGCGGGAGTTCGTCGCCTCCAGCACGGGGTCGGACGCCCTCGGGGTCGCCGCGCTCGGCGTCCTGCCGTTCCTGGCCGCCGTGATGATGTGGGGCACCAAGCGGTTCCGGCTGCGGGCCGACCGGCTGCTCGTCGACGTGCGCGACGGGGCGGACGAGCGGACCCGGGGCTAG
- a CDS encoding response regulator transcription factor, whose translation MATVLVCDDLPLAREAMRRMVAAVPGVTRVVGASSGEEALQRWPVERPSLVIMDVRMPGIGGVEAARRLLARHPEANVLMATMAEDGDGVARAVAAGARGYLVKDVSREELATAVLQALQDVSRRRGGGRTRAVLTGRAPVLTEREQQVLVGMSRGRSNAEIGRELFLSEDTVKTHARRLFRKLEAADRAQAVAVGFRWGLVR comes from the coding sequence GTGGCAACGGTTTTGGTCTGCGATGACCTTCCGCTGGCCCGCGAGGCCATGCGACGCATGGTGGCGGCCGTCCCGGGCGTGACCCGCGTCGTGGGCGCGAGCTCGGGCGAGGAGGCTCTGCAGCGGTGGCCCGTGGAGCGGCCCTCGCTGGTGATCATGGACGTGCGGATGCCCGGCATCGGTGGCGTGGAAGCCGCCCGCCGCCTGCTCGCGCGTCACCCGGAGGCGAACGTCCTCATGGCCACGATGGCCGAGGACGGCGACGGGGTGGCCCGCGCGGTCGCCGCCGGCGCGCGCGGCTACCTGGTCAAGGACGTGTCCCGCGAGGAGCTGGCCACGGCCGTCCTCCAGGCGCTGCAGGACGTCAGCCGCCGTCGTGGCGGCGGTCGCACCCGCGCCGTCCTCACCGGCCGCGCGCCGGTGCTGACGGAGCGGGAGCAGCAGGTGCTCGTCGGCATGAGCCGCGGGCGCAGCAACGCCGAGATCGGGCGCGAGCTGTTCCTGTCCGAGGACACGGTGAAGACGCACGCGCGGCGGCTGTTCCGCAAGCTCGAGGCGGCGGACCGTGCTCAGGCGGTGGCTGTGGGATTCCGCTGGGGTCTCGTACGGTAG
- a CDS encoding WhiB family transcriptional regulator: MAEISRLPGPVADVWEWQLDGSCREADPNLFFHPEGERGPARRNRDAAAQAICGGCPVLEQCRKHALKVREPYGVWGGMTEDDREAVYATERRRGMRIAG, translated from the coding sequence ATGGCCGAGATCTCCCGTCTCCCCGGACCCGTCGCCGACGTCTGGGAGTGGCAGCTCGACGGTTCCTGCCGCGAAGCCGACCCGAACCTCTTCTTCCACCCCGAGGGCGAGCGTGGCCCCGCCCGCCGCAACCGCGACGCCGCCGCCCAGGCGATCTGCGGTGGGTGCCCCGTCCTGGAGCAGTGCCGCAAGCACGCCCTGAAGGTCCGCGAGCCCTACGGCGTGTGGGGCGGCATGACCGAGGACGACCGCGAAGCCGTCTACGCGACCGAGCGTCGCCGCGGGATGCGCATCGCCGGCTGA
- a CDS encoding alpha/beta hydrolase, producing MSGRQGSLAERTDDDRVHGFARRHAVRPRTGVLVVHGFTATPLSVAAWAEEFHAAGFDVEVPLLPGHGTTAADCDRTTWADWLGAAQAALDRLDHEVVLVAGISMGGGLALRLAELRPDRVHGLVLANPAVLLEPWKLAAVQVLGRVLPRWPGVAGDLQDTTAQVLAYDTTPLRALVSQAAGWRDVRRDLALVRQPLLLLRSRVDHVVPAASARAVLAGVSSAEVSEVVYANSFHELTSDRDAPAVFAASVRFARRRSHPSDRPDGTAAGPS from the coding sequence GGCGGCACGCCGTCCGGCCCCGTACGGGAGTGCTCGTCGTGCACGGCTTCACGGCCACACCGCTGTCCGTGGCGGCGTGGGCCGAGGAGTTCCACGCGGCGGGGTTCGACGTCGAGGTCCCGCTGCTGCCCGGGCACGGCACCACCGCCGCGGACTGCGACCGCACGACGTGGGCCGACTGGCTCGGGGCGGCGCAGGCCGCGCTGGACCGGCTGGACCACGAGGTCGTCCTCGTGGCCGGCATCTCGATGGGCGGTGGCCTGGCGCTGCGGCTGGCCGAGCTGCGCCCGGACCGTGTGCACGGCCTCGTGCTGGCCAACCCGGCCGTGCTCCTGGAGCCGTGGAAGCTGGCGGCGGTGCAGGTGCTGGGCCGGGTCCTGCCGCGCTGGCCCGGCGTGGCCGGGGACCTGCAGGACACGACCGCCCAGGTGCTGGCCTACGACACGACGCCGTTGCGCGCGCTCGTCTCGCAGGCCGCGGGGTGGCGCGACGTGCGGCGCGACCTCGCGCTCGTCCGGCAGCCGCTGCTGCTCCTGCGCTCGCGCGTCGACCACGTCGTGCCCGCCGCCTCCGCGCGCGCCGTCCTGGCCGGGGTGTCCTCGGCCGAGGTCTCGGAGGTGGTGTACGCCAACAGCTTCCACGAGCTGACGTCGGACCGGGACGCGCCGGCGGTCTTCGCCGCCTCGGTCCGGTTCGCCCGCCGCCGTTCGCACCCCTCCGACCGCCCGGACGGGACGGCCGCCGGACCGTCCTAG
- a CDS encoding class I SAM-dependent methyltransferase translates to MNTADVDALRSPAGRALLDALAGTAGEDPVALATRLRRAGHDPALAALATTQSRLRAKAAAKFGDRARDLLFTAAGVEQATRAVVAREHARRFVAAGVARVADLGCGVGADSLAFLDAGLAVLPVDADPVTAAVATHNLGVAVRCEDVTAGITGELGEGDGAWFDPARRTSGGRRVFDPEATSPPLSFVLATAARVPATGAKLAPGLPHELVPADAEAQWTSVDGEVVECALWCGPLARPGVARSARVVRGGVAVDLDSVDLPDAEVGAVGGFLHEPDGAVIRAGLVGRVAADLGGRLVDETIAYVTTDDAVSSPLVRSFRVLDVLPFGLKSLRAHLRSLDVGALTVKKRGTAVDPDQLRKQLALKGSRPATIVLTRVAGRQSVLVVDPVS, encoded by the coding sequence GTGAACACCGCCGACGTCGACGCCCTGCGGTCCCCGGCGGGCCGCGCCCTCCTCGACGCCCTGGCCGGGACGGCCGGTGAGGACCCCGTCGCGCTGGCCACCCGGCTGCGGCGCGCGGGCCACGACCCGGCCCTCGCCGCCCTGGCCACGACCCAGTCGCGGCTGCGGGCGAAGGCGGCCGCGAAGTTCGGCGACCGGGCCCGAGACCTTTTGTTCACCGCAGCCGGTGTCGAGCAGGCGACCCGCGCCGTCGTCGCCCGCGAGCACGCCCGCCGCTTCGTCGCGGCGGGGGTGGCGAGGGTCGCCGACCTCGGTTGCGGCGTCGGCGCGGACTCCCTGGCCTTCCTCGACGCGGGGCTCGCCGTCCTGCCCGTCGACGCCGACCCCGTCACGGCCGCCGTCGCCACGCACAACCTCGGGGTGGCCGTCCGCTGCGAGGACGTCACGGCCGGGATCACCGGCGAGCTCGGCGAGGGCGACGGCGCGTGGTTCGACCCGGCCCGCCGGACGTCGGGCGGGCGGCGCGTCTTCGACCCCGAGGCCACCTCGCCGCCGCTGTCGTTCGTGCTGGCGACGGCCGCCCGGGTCCCGGCGACGGGGGCCAAGCTCGCGCCGGGCCTGCCCCACGAGCTCGTCCCCGCGGACGCCGAGGCGCAGTGGACCTCCGTCGACGGCGAGGTCGTCGAGTGCGCGCTGTGGTGCGGACCGCTGGCCCGGCCGGGGGTGGCGCGCAGCGCGCGGGTGGTGCGGGGCGGTGTCGCCGTCGACCTGGACTCGGTGGACCTGCCCGACGCCGAGGTGGGCGCGGTCGGCGGGTTCCTGCACGAACCCGACGGCGCGGTCATCCGGGCCGGGCTCGTCGGACGCGTCGCGGCCGACCTCGGAGGCCGGCTCGTCGACGAGACGATCGCCTACGTCACGACGGACGACGCGGTCTCCTCCCCGCTCGTCCGCTCGTTCCGGGTCCTGGACGTGCTGCCGTTCGGGCTCAAGAGCCTGCGGGCGCACCTGCGCTCCCTGGACGTCGGAGCGCTGACCGTCAAGAAGCGCGGGACCGCCGTCGACCCCGACCAGTTGCGCAAGCAGCTGGCGCTCAAGGGGTCCCGGCCCGCGACGATCGTCCTGACGCGCGTGGCGGGCAGGCAGAGCGTGCTGGTGGTGGACCCGGTCAGCTGA
- the shbA gene encoding RNA polymerase sigma factor ShbA, with the protein MDSSEAGGLQALATRALSGEQGAVADLLAAVRRLVHRYCRAKLGRLPGADHAAEDAAQEVCIAVLTALPRYKDTGRPFEAFVYRIAANKVADAQRASYRAPVPTDDVPDAATAEPGPEQLALDAFDAQTVGRLLDTLPPKLREIITLRVGAGMSAEETGRALDMTAGAVRVAQHRAMQKLRKTALEDASLQVAP; encoded by the coding sequence ATGGACAGTTCGGAAGCCGGGGGGCTCCAGGCACTGGCGACTCGTGCCCTGTCAGGGGAACAGGGCGCTGTCGCCGACCTCCTGGCAGCGGTACGCCGCCTAGTACACCGTTACTGCCGGGCCAAGCTCGGGCGCCTGCCCGGAGCTGATCACGCCGCAGAGGATGCGGCACAGGAGGTGTGCATCGCCGTGCTGACGGCCCTGCCCCGCTACAAGGACACGGGACGCCCGTTCGAGGCGTTCGTGTACCGCATCGCGGCCAACAAGGTCGCCGACGCCCAGCGTGCCTCCTACCGCGCCCCGGTCCCGACCGACGACGTCCCCGACGCCGCCACGGCCGAGCCGGGCCCCGAACAGCTGGCCCTCGACGCCTTCGACGCCCAGACCGTCGGCCGGTTGCTCGACACGCTGCCGCCCAAGCTGCGGGAGATCATCACGCTGCGGGTGGGAGCGGGCATGTCGGCCGAGGAGACGGGCCGCGCCCTGGACATGACGGCCGGGGCCGTGCGCGTCGCCCAGCACCGCGCCATGCAGAAGCTGCGCAAGACCGCCCTCGAGGACGCCTCCCTGCAGGTGGCGCCGTGA
- the rimI gene encoding ribosomal protein S18-alanine N-acetyltransferase, with the protein MEEPSVVLRPAEPADLSRVQDVERAAGEAFRDLGMTAVADDDPPALDVLAAHRAAGRAWVAVEEGTGAVVGYLLLTVEPVDGNGHVEQVSVHPGHARRGIGRRLLELAADVTREDGRPALTLTTFADVPWNAPYYRRLGFRDVADPGPQLRALRVHEAELGLDAWPRLCLALDLTGPTGVVLRDMRWWDVADVHALESDLFGRGAWSVEAFWGELAQPNRRFLVAEDAGRVVGYGGIVVAGADADVQTIGVARDQQGRGTGRALLRELRTSAVDAGATHLLLEVRADNEPAQHLYRSEGFEQIARRARYYQPDDVDALVLRARIS; encoded by the coding sequence GTGGAGGAACCGTCCGTCGTCCTGCGTCCCGCCGAACCCGCCGACCTGTCCCGCGTGCAGGACGTGGAACGCGCTGCGGGGGAGGCGTTCCGGGACCTCGGCATGACGGCCGTCGCCGACGACGACCCGCCCGCCCTCGACGTGCTCGCCGCGCACCGGGCGGCGGGACGCGCCTGGGTGGCGGTCGAGGAGGGGACCGGGGCGGTCGTCGGGTACCTGCTCCTCACCGTCGAACCCGTCGACGGGAACGGTCACGTCGAACAGGTCAGCGTCCACCCCGGCCACGCCCGCCGCGGGATCGGCCGGCGCCTCCTCGAGCTCGCGGCCGACGTCACCCGGGAGGACGGCCGACCGGCGCTGACGCTGACGACCTTCGCCGACGTGCCGTGGAACGCGCCGTACTACCGGCGGCTGGGTTTCCGCGACGTGGCCGACCCCGGCCCGCAGCTGCGGGCCCTGCGCGTGCACGAGGCCGAGCTCGGCCTCGACGCGTGGCCGCGGCTGTGCCTGGCCCTGGACCTGACCGGACCCACCGGTGTCGTCCTGCGCGACATGCGCTGGTGGGACGTCGCCGACGTGCACGCCCTCGAGAGCGACCTGTTCGGCCGGGGCGCCTGGAGCGTCGAGGCGTTCTGGGGGGAACTCGCGCAACCGAACCGTCGGTTCCTGGTGGCCGAGGACGCGGGGCGCGTGGTCGGGTACGGCGGGATCGTCGTCGCGGGGGCCGACGCCGACGTGCAGACCATCGGTGTGGCCCGCGACCAGCAGGGCCGGGGGACGGGCCGCGCGCTGCTGCGGGAACTGCGCACCAGCGCTGTCGACGCCGGTGCGACGCACCTGCTGCTGGAGGTGCGGGCCGACAACGAGCCGGCCCAGCACCTCTACCGCAGCGAGGGGTTCGAGCAGATCGCCCGGCGGGCCCGGTACTACCAGCCCGACGACGTCGACGCGCTCGTCCTGCGGGCGCGCATCAGCTGA
- the groES gene encoding co-chaperone GroES — translation MSVSITPLEDRIVVKPLDAEQTTASGLVIPDTAKEKPQEGEVLAVGPGRVDDNGNRVPVDVAVGDKVIYSKYGGTEVKYGGDELLILSARDVLAKVAK, via the coding sequence GTGTCGGTCTCCATCACTCCGCTCGAGGACCGCATCGTCGTCAAGCCGCTCGACGCGGAGCAGACGACCGCTTCCGGTCTCGTCATCCCGGACACCGCCAAGGAGAAGCCCCAGGAGGGTGAAGTCCTGGCCGTGGGCCCGGGTCGCGTGGACGACAACGGCAACCGCGTGCCGGTCGACGTGGCCGTCGGCGACAAGGTCATCTACTCCAAGTACGGCGGCACCGAGGTCAAGTACGGCGGCGACGAGCTGCTGATCCTCTCGGCGCGCGACGTCCTCGCCAAGGTCGCCAAGTAG